Below is a genomic region from Raphanus sativus cultivar WK10039 chromosome 4, ASM80110v3, whole genome shotgun sequence.
CATAAAACACTCGTTCGACCAGGTTTTGAATCATGACTCATGAGCACAACACTACCAATGCTTACGATTAAACCAACTTGTTTACCACGTCTTTGGTGGTTGAATAAAATGTTTTGTAACATCGTAGAGTATAAATTAGAATCACCAGAAGAAAACAAACCAAAGAGCTTAGTATATACTATAGAAACCATTGCTCTGTATACGTCTCATGATTTCTAGAATTAGGGAAACAGCGATTTGCAATGTTAAAAGATATACAACTGATGTATCATTATATCCTAACAACTCCAACAACATTAATCATGTTCTTTATGGGTTATACAACTGATATTATATCCTAACAACTCCGACAACATTAACCATGTTCTTTATGTGAACGCCGCGACCAGCGGCAACGGCCGAAAACCATGGCAAACACACAGCAAAATTCAACACTGATCAAACAACACCAGCCTGTATTCTTAACGATGCGGTTGACTGAGAGGAGTAAAAAAAACGCTGAATATTCCAATTATTACTCATATTTTGTACTTCGGACAATTCACTAGCTGACTATTTTAATCATTCTTTGGAATTTGTTTCCGTCACAGTGTATTTTCTTTGTCGTTGCCACTAGTTGGGCGTTAACGAGAAGAACAAGGCTTTTTCATACAGTTTAAAGTCCTCACGGTGCCTAAATAAGATATTAGTACTGATATCTAAAACTAAAAGAGTCCATAtcaagaatttataaaaatatataaaataaacccATATCTTCTATAACCTCCCTTCTTTGTCTGTTTGTCACAATGGATAAATGgtgatataatataataaacacGTGAGTATGATTTATTCTCTATTTATTTTCGACTTTTGGAAGTAATTGACAGAATCTCTAAGCAGATAGACAGTTCACCTAAATCAATCAAATGGTATGGGTTTGGCATAAAAGTCATCTCGCACCCATTTCTCTTCCAAAACTTACGGATGGGGCATGGTCGAAAAATTGACCGACAATCCAATGAATCACTTAACCATTTCTTCTGACCTAAGAGAGTTcattttaatagtatttataAACAACAAATCAACAAAGATGGTGACAGAATTACATGAGCTAGTTTGTTTTCAGCGGTCAATAATGTTGATTAACATTTAAATCATGATTATTTTACTACAATTTTATAAGATATAATGTTCAATCATTGTCCTAATATGAACAAAAGAAAGCACTAGTATTAAGCTCTCGATTATATCAACACACCAGTTTTTTGCATTTATGTTTTACATTTATGGTGGTCGCAACTGTGATGTGGTTTTCACTTTACATGTAAATCGAGAAAATAGAATGGTGAGATATACAAACTAGACATATTGGACATGTCACTATGTAAAATTGTAAATGCATCTTTACTCAACGCTAGGAAAAATGTAAATCGATGGAAACAACATAAGTAGATTACAAAGCTGAACAAGGGTGGTAGTTGGATAGAGTAAATAGGCTTTCGTATCGGCATTAATGTCTTCTGTAGAAATGAACTAATGCGTGCTTCACTTTCCACCGAACTTACTCAACAACTTATCTTTCCTAGGAAATAGCAAACATAAATTTAGTAGTATGAAATAACTATTTTGTATTTGGCACTTAAACTTAGTGACACAACTTATCTTTCCACGTTTTAAGCTCTTAACACAAACACGAAGTTGTTGGGAACACTGGATTATAGTGAAAATAGACAAATCTCACAAATCATTTTCTAACACCAACGTAGATTTAAAAGCATACCTTGGAAATACATTATTAATCGATTTAACTTACTAATAACAATTTCATTAAGGATTTAGGACAACATGAAGTACTAAAAGAAGACAGAATGATCTTTTGAtgtaaacaaaagataaaaatactAAGAGGAGATTGAAGCCACGCGCTCCTCAACAAAATCCTTAATCTGCTGGATTAACTGACCAGCCTCCGGCAACTCAGGAAAGATATAAAACGCATGGAACATGTTTGGATACTCGACTAGTGTTGCTCTCTTCCCGGATAACTTTAACCACTCGAAGTAACTTCTCTGCCAATCCTTCAACGGGTCGAACCCGGCCACCACCACCATCGTATCCGGATAATCCAGACCCGATATGTCCACAGCGCTCGGTTTCGCCGCCTCGTGGTCCCGGTTCGCTCCCTCCGGCAGCATCGCCCTCCAGCACCAGTCAGTCCTCTCCGGCGAAACCAGAGGCATTCCGACGAGGCTCTTCTCCGCCTCCGTCCTCTCTTCTCCGCCGAAGAACGGCTGGATCGAGATCATTCCGACGAGCCTCACGGCGGCGAAACAGCGCTCGCGGCAGACTCGGATCGCCACGTTGTGCGCGATGTTCCCGCCGGCGCTGTCTCCGGCGAATAAGCACCTCGACAGATCGGCATTCGCCGGGAGAACCTCGCCGCGATTCTCCTCGAGGAACCTCACGACGTCGTAACCGTCGTCGTACTGAGCGGGGTAACGGTGCTCCGGAGCGAGACGGTAGTTGACGGAGACGACGTAGGCCGGTAGTTTCCTGGCGAAACGCCGGCACACGCCGTCGTAAGGGTGAGCGTTGGGGCTGAGGAAAGCGAAGCCTCCGCCGTGGAAGAACACCACGACGGGGACGCGGTCTCCGGAGACGACGTGTGGAGTGAAGAGACGGAACCAGAGGTCGCGAGAAGGGTCCACGACGAAGTCGGAGGTGGAGACGGAGTTTATAGGCTTG
It encodes:
- the LOC108816217 gene encoding probable carboxylesterase 18, with product MTTEDKQKKLRIPFKTRIAIAFLNTFTDNAQRSDGSINRRLLRLFDFRAPPNPKPINSVSTSDFVVDPSRDLWFRLFTPHVVSGDRVPVVVFFHGGGFAFLSPNAHPYDGVCRRFARKLPAYVVSVNYRLAPEHRYPAQYDDGYDVVRFLEENRGEVLPANADLSRCLFAGDSAGGNIAHNVAIRVCRERCFAAVRLVGMISIQPFFGGEERTEAEKSLVGMPLVSPERTDWCWRAMLPEGANRDHEAAKPSAVDISGLDYPDTMVVVAGFDPLKDWQRSYFEWLKLSGKRATLVEYPNMFHAFYIFPELPEAGQLIQQIKDFVEERVASISS